From Podospora bellae-mahoneyi strain CBS 112042 chromosome 5, whole genome shotgun sequence:
GCGAGAGCACATGCACAACGTCATCCGCATTCTCCAGCAACATCTTGTCCCATGACTGCCTGTGCCAATCTGACACGGCCCCCTTGGGGTTGAACTGCTGCAAAAGGGAAGATACGTCATCGATGGCCAGCGTCTGGCCGTTTTCGGGCTCCCATTGCGTCGAGCTTGGAGGAGTCCAGATGTATTGGCCAATATCGCTGTGGACGTAATTGACGTGCATGGCACCCCCTGACTCCTGTCCTGATATCGCATCGGGGCACTCGACCAGGTCGATCTGAAAGCCGATAAAGTACCGTATCGTGTTGGGGTCATCCCACGGGATGGGAAtcatggtgaggaggttcaGGAAGGGCTTGCCGCCCTTCCGATAGTTGATAAGACTTTGCTGAATCTCGCGGCCTTCAGCAATGGCGTTCTTGAGCTTGAAGACGGCGTGGTTCTCGACAAACTCTCGCTTTGTGCCCGCCTCGACCTTACCAGTGGGACTTTGGAGGAAGCGGCAGTTTTGTCCCACAATCTCGTGGCGAACGTAGCCCGTCAGGTTCTGGAAGTTATCCGACACGTAAATGATAGGGCAGTCTTGTAACTCAACGTCGCACACGACGAAAGCACAAGACATGTCCACAGCACCAATTTGAAGCTGTGCGTTTTTCCGCGTTGCCACGTACCACAGGGCCCGGAGCATGTCAAATCCGCTCTTGGAATATATGCTCTTTTCTTTGGAAGCATGTAGGCTGTCCGGGAGTGCCGGACCAACCGTGGTGGCTGGTGCTTGAGGGGTCGACACTGTCGCTACAGCACTGGGTTGGGCAGCACCCATCCCGGACAAGGTGTGACTGGTTCCTGACGCTGGCGAGCGGTAGGCTGTAGTGCCTGAAATCTCGCGTGTTAATGGCGGTGGCATGCTAGGCTGGAATTGGTTCATCTGAGAGTCCAACGTCAGATTATGCGGTCTCTGCTGAGGGCGATTGCCAAATGCGTCTTCCACGCCTGACATGTCGTCgctcgtcaaagtcaaaggGGTGGTACCCATTCCCATGTCCATTGAAAAGTCAGGCGTAACCGAATCCATAGTCGTGGGAGGGTACTGGTGACCGAGGCCGGGCGAGTTAAAGAGGTTGAGTGAGGCAGGGTCGGTTCCCATCGCCTCCATGTTTAGACTTGAAAAGGCCATCATGTTGCCCATAATGTCTGGTGAAAGCGAAGCGAAGTCGTTTTGGTCCGACATGGCCATGAGTCCAGGCTGTGAATAGGGGCCAGAGCTCCCTGGCATGCTCGTCGGCATAGCTCCGAACCCCGCCATTTGAGGCGAATTCATATTTCCAAACTGGAAGTCCTGGTAATGGTCCGGGCTCCCAAAATCCATCATGGACAGGCGGCGATCCGCATCGGTTGTGAGCATGGCACCACCCTGAAAAGACTGAGGtatgcttctcctcctccgttgAAGCTCATTATTGTTCTGACGGACAATCTCGTCCAGTGAGTCCGACACACCGGACAGGCCCGTCGTATTGATCATGCCCAGGTTCCGGCCGGCGTTTTGCTGCTGACCTCGGCGCTGAGCCTCCTCCTGGGCGAGCTGAGTCGTGTAAAaattgttgttgttcatgGCGACCACGTTAGAATCGTTGCGCGCGCGATGGAGTGTGCGTATCTGAACGTGGTGCGTGTGGTggtgcgtgtgtgtgcgtgtgtgtgacCGGGAAGCCAAGTCTGTCCCTCAGCAATCAGGTAACCTAGCTATCATTGCCCCATCGAAGGACGGGGCGGCCTTGACGTCTCTCTATCGGACCAGATGGGCGGCGGCATCGAACTACTGccaagggaaggggggggcggggggggcggcggcagctACCGGGGAGAGTGACCCGAGGCGGTCTGGATTTGGCGTAGGGCTCCGAAACGCAAGCAACGACGATAGAGAGAGAAAAATACGGCAGTGGCGGTCTATTTGTCATCTATCAGCTCCCGGACTCCCCGACGTTCTCGTTGAGCCCAACGAGTATATGCCATCTGCGGCAGCACTATGACAGAGGAGGCAggggaaaagaaacaaaaaagcaAAGTTGGcagtgatggtggaggagtatGCGGACGGTAGAGATCGAACGTTACACACCCGTTTTCGAGATGCCCAAGCAGGGTTTAGGTATAGAGGCAGGGACAAGGAGAGGATGCGGACGAGAATGGGAAATGCTGGGTTAAGGTAAGGTAAGTCGACTCggagacagacagacagaagcAGATGGACGATGTCGTCCGAGGTTTGGCgccgttgttgctgctggttgcGTGTGAAAGCGGTCCGCGGGGGCGTTGGTGCCAGGTCCCACGACACGCGAGACGAGGCAGCTATTCGACGGCGAGAGTGTGCGATGCAGATGGGCGGGCGGCGGCAGGCGGACGAGGACGTCGGACGTCGTCGGGATGCGGTTGATGATAAAGGTGCAGTAGTGAGTGGAAAGTTGACTCTGCAGCGCACAACGGGGTTAGAGTCCCCGGAtgttcctcccccccggTTCCCGTCCTTCCTTAAACCCACCCGCTGGCAGCATTCCTAAGCTGGCAGAGCGGGGCCACCCAGGGCACACCGGCGGCCGTGGGGATTCACAAGTCCCCGTCCGAGCCCAATCAGACCATTCAGATGCTGCCCAGAGAGAGGGGATAACTGGAGAACACGCCACTTAAACCCCCTTACGTAAGCCTGCCGGAGAGACACCCCACTCTTGTGTAGCACGTCCGTCTCAAGGGCTTCATTGGCTGAATGAAACAATGGATGCGCTTTTCATAGTTGCTGATGGAAGATGCTCAGCAtttccatccatcatcccattCCCCGACATATGCAATGCCAGTCCCCCATAGGTCATAGGTCCCCATGCTCAGTCTCCGGCTCCCCGTGCCGCAGCAGACAATGCCATGCCGCTGTGGCAAATGCCATCCCAATGAATCCCATCCCAATCTGTCATCTCACATTTCTCCATCATCCGAAGCCACACGCCCATACCCATCCGGCCCATTGTCCGTCCATATGTCGGCAGTTCGATTGGTCTAGATCCATTGCCGCCACTCTTCAAAACTGTCTCTCTCGCTTTCTCTCGGCCGGGATGCAATCCGACCTACACAATTCCCGTGTCAGCTTCCATGTCCGGCGTTGGCGAACCCCTATTGTGTCCGCTTCGAGCCCGATGACGTGTGAAGTCATACAAAGCCGTTCGACCCTGCCAAGGCATTGCGGGCTGAGAAGGACCCTTCATCACTTGCTCTGCTGGGACTATGCCTGTTGGCCGAGAGACATGTGAATATACGATTACGCCCAAAGGGACCTAGAAATATGTAactgttttttttggttcgCTTCATGTTGATTCGCTCTGAGACATGTCGAAGCGGAAGCTTTACCTGGCTAATATGACATGTAACTCGTACATGCCAATGACCGATCGGACGAACAAACATGGTATCATGCCCGTGAACTCCAAAaaacttcctcctccgtccctGCCCCTTTTCTCAATCCCTACCATCCGACCCTTTCCTTCAGGGTCCCAAACTCCTATCCGCGGCCTGCCCTTACACGCGTGTCTTTGCCAAAGGACAGCTTCACTCGCAGATACTGAGGTATCGCGTCCATCACGACCGGGCTTGGGAACTAACCGAAATGGGCGCGGATGGTTTGCTGAGCCTCGGGTGAGAACTGAGAGAGCAGTGGTGATGGGTCAGTGGCGGTGCCCTCCAAGAGAAGCTTGGTCGCTGCCACTACACGAGCCGCATTCTGCCCGCTCAGCGTCTCTCCCTCGAGAGCCTGTGCAACGTAGACGAAAATCTGTGCGGCCCGCCCGGCCACGGCGATGGAAGCATGTTGCCTACAGGAAGCTGTTAGTCCAGAGTACCTTGTGAATCACATGACTCATGGGAAAAGCGGTAACTTACTTGCTAATCAAGTCGGCGAGATAGAGATAGCCATATGGCGCTGCTTCCTCGTCGTTGCAGATGGGGAGGTAATTTATCCACTGATCAATGAtttggttggggtttggcaCTGCCGAGGCGTTGTAGTGCAGGATCTTCGCAATGGCAGCGCATGCGTTCTCGGTGGCGTAGACATTGTCTTCGTTCCGCGCATCAGGGACCTGCATGAGCTGGAACAAGTACTGCAGTGTTCCGGCCAGGAACGTGGCCCACTGCTCACCACCATGACGAGCAGCCACACCGATGCCATAAGCCGCAGCCTGGCGGATAGCCGGCGAGGGGTCCTGGCAACCACGCACGAGCGCCTCGCTAATCATAGGAGCATAGTTGCCACTGCGAGCACCGCAGTACTCAAGGACGTCGTCCATGATGCAAAGGCCCCATTGACGCTGCGTTGGGTCATCCGACTTGAGGAAACCTTGATATGTGTCGGCGAGACGCTCAAAGTAGGGAAGGAAGCTCTCGCCGTGGTGCTTGAAGACGCAGTGGAAGGCCTTGTTCATATCCGAGAGAAGAGTCTGGTCGTCTTCGATGGCCATCAAGAGTTCCTCAgcgtcatcctcggcatcgtcaGTACCACCAGCGCGGTGCTCCTCTTCGCGCTGAGCAACACGGTCCTTGTAGTCATCAAGGGTAGAAGTGACTGAATCGATAAACTTGCCCATGCGCTCAGGGCTAAGGCAGGGCCCACCGATAACCTCGACAGACTCGTAAAAGCACTGATACATCTCCGCCAAGGTATCGACAGCGGGCTCAGCGGAAAGAACTTCAAGGAGCTTGTCAATGGTCTTGTCCCACAAAAGCCTGAGCTGGTCCGAGGCGGGTCCATAGGCTTTCTGGACGCAGCTCAGAAGCTGTGGCACGAGCTTGGCAGAAACATATCTGACAGGATCATGGAAGAAGAATGCCAGGCCGGGGAGAGCGATCTTCTCCATGATCTGATCGGCATAGGGCGCAAACTCATCCTCAAGAACCTGGGCGTAAACAACCAGGAGCTCAATGGCCATATGTTTGTCCTCCATCGAGCTAGTTCTGATTCCAATCGTCTTTCCACGGAGAGGCACCAGCTCCCAgccctcttcttgctggaaCTTCTCAACCTgatcctcgtcgtcgagaAGCTGAATGTCAGCCTTGGCGCTGGCCATCtcgagaagaggaggcatGACCTTGGGCAGACAAGGGAGGAAATTTTTGCCCATGACGCGGCACATTCTACCCCAGCAGTGCATAAGATACTGGGCCTGAGGGTCATCAGCCTCGGTAACATTGTCCTGGATGGATCCGAGAAGTTGGACAAGCATGGCGGCGTCGTTGCCCAAGCGCTGCTGGCCAACAGCGAGAGCAATAAGAGTCGCGCACTCCATAGCCTTTGCGCGAAGGAGGCGGTACTCCTTGTCGTTCTCGCGCTGCAATACGCTAACCAACATGGGCATCAGAGTATCGTAATATCTGGCAAACGCCTGCTCGGCCGCGTCGGCAATAGTGGCGATGGTCGAGAGTGCTTGCTCCTGCACGTACCGCTTCTCGTTCTGGAGGAGCTCATAGAgcttggtgaggaggccgTCCAGGTACGGCTCCAAGACGctcttctcggcctcttcGCAAAAGTTGACCAAAGCGGCCGCAGCGTGCGACTTGACTCTAGCCTCGGGCGAGTCCAAGACTGGCACGATAGCGGTCAGAACAACATCGTAAAATTCCTGTTGCATCTTTGGCGCAAAGTCAGTGCTCATCTGGCCCAGAGCATTGCACCCGGCCCATCGGACACGAGGATGGGGGTCCTTCAGGGCCGGAACAACGAGCTTCAAAACCTGCTCGAGTTCCCCAATCATCTGGTCGCGACAGCCTTCCGAGATGGCAGAAATAGCCATGAGAGCCGCGTGCCTGTCCCTCCAAGCAGGGGACTGCATCATGCGTGGGAGCCAGGCAAAGGTGGGCTGCAATACGACCATGCCCCCCATCTTGTTCGCCAAGCGGTCCATGCAGTGCTCTCCAGCTACGTGGTTGTTGTCACTTTCCTGGTCTTCAAGATCGTCGGCCCCAAGCCaatcagcagcatcatcgtcatcctcgccaatgTCGGTCATCAAACTGAGGCACTGAGTGATCATATCCTCGGTGTACTTGGGATCTTTTCTGCACATGGATGGGGCGTAATCAGCGAAAGTAGCCATGAGCTCCAAAGCATTCTGTCTGCAAAGGTCACTAAGCTCCTTGTCTTGGATCACGGCGATGGAGAACTGGACGAGTCCGCTGAAGTTTGGCTTGAACATCTTGGGCGAGCTTTCGGCGAGGTCGATGAGGGCCACCAAACCTTTGCTCAAGTCGTCGGAATCTTGAGCTTGCTTGATTGGTGGCAGAATGTTGAGAATTTCGGGAAGGAGACCAAAGTACTTGGCCTGGTTCTTCCTGCTGAGGTTGCGGAAGAAAGAAGCGAAGGCCTCCATGGCGGCAAGGCGAACCTATTCATGTCAGTATAACAAACCCTCAACTATTTTCCAAACAGGACTTTCATACTGAAACTGATTCGTCCTTGAAGGCCTGGGCGAACACGCCAGCTACCTGCTCTTCATGCTGTCTCTCAATAATGCCGGGGGTAGTTGTGAACACTCGGAAGGCGGTTTCGCGCTTGCCAGCATCAGGGGCCTGGCTGAGCTGAAAGAGCACTTGCAGCAGGTCTGGCCAGGAATCGTCTACAAGCACGTTAGTGGTAGCGCAATTCAGGAGGAAAGGCAGGTCTAGACGAACTGCTATCGTAGTACTGTCTGGCAATCTCGGCAACCGCGTCACTGATCTTGTTCCGGACGTTCTTATCTGTCTCGGCAAGCAATGTCTTCAGAAGCTCGTTGCGGATGGCCTGGCAAGACACGGCTCCCAGGGAGATAAAGAGGTCAACATTTTCGGAGCTTGGTGTTTTGCGAGTCTTGGATGCTATGCGACGGAAGATGACAGCTGCAAATGTGCGAACCTAGGAAACAAGATATCAGCATGATGGCGTTGGTTCACAGGCAAACCAGAGAGGACGAGACGTACCGAGACATCAGGGGAGCTGCTGATCTGCTCGGCCAAGCCCATTAATAGGTATTCTGGCCGCTGGCTTGTCCACTGATTCTGCAGAACCTCCTCGGCTTGTGAGCGGACAATGTTGTCTGATGACTGAAGCTGCTGGAGTAGCTGGCCCAGTTGGGCGCTAACATCTGCGGGCAGAACAGAAGACATGATGTTGTCTGAATCTAAGTTGTATGAGCTGAGAGGCGCTCAAGGGGCCTGCCGATGCCGTCGTGCTCCAAAGTGGACGTCGTCTGTTTTAGTCAGGACAAAACCAAACTGAGACGTCGAGTGAGCTTTGGGCTCCGGATATGGAAGGACGCGTCGGCGGGATCGTCGCTacctggggaggaggggggggcgcTAGACTGGTCGTCTGGAATGTCGAGGGCGAGATGCTCTGTGGGAGACGCGTCGGGAGTGAAAAAGCGCGGCGGCTCGTTAAGTGGGTaaatgttgttgttgactcTCTGGGCGAGTCGTCgtgagaggggggttttggtctgtgaagtgggagggagaggggagtgCGACGATGGTCAATAATTTTTTGATTGGATCAGGGCTGTTGAGgagtgggggaggggcagtCAAGACAGCTGGCGGAGGGGAAATTTGGTGTTCGTGCAGTGCCAGCGGGTCCCGCAGTTCTACTCAGACAGAATCTCCCAGGGTAGTCTAATCTGTCTTGACAAGAGAGGATGACGGTCGAATGCAATATGTGAAGAGAGGGTTAATTTTGTGTTTGCAAAGCAAGGGAAAAAAGCACAAGCAACAGAGGGTTTTGAATGTTCACAAGCTTTAGTTCCGGGTGTGgcttgtgtgtgtggttgtggtaACAACCTTTGGTGTGGCTGAATGAAGGCGAAACTGAAATATGGTCGTCTGAGTGTGAACACGAGCAAATGGCGTGAACGCCTATCTCTCGACAACTGATGCCTGGCCAGCAGGAAAGATAAATATCTCTCCCGACGTGGCTTGTGTGTAGAAATCTGAAAATTTCATTCATCTCACTTCCATGGCTTAAAGTATGATAGGGCTGAGATTATAGACCGGCTAGGCAGGTTGGTCACTTGTCACTCACTGCCCTTGCTTGAACTTTATGGTTGGGTGACAACGCATCCAGCTCGTTCCTGACATCCAATTCCATGGATGCCAGCTGTCAGCTTTTCCATTTGCAGTGCACGCcgcccaaaccaccaacgCCCTCCGGTTGCTTTTAGTTTtcacctccagcttcacaAAGGAAACATTTCCCACGATGATATCAGGAGCTCTATTAGGTGGTGTCATTGGTGGGTGGGGCATATCTATCACCAACATAGTGTAGAGAGGAGTGTGCGATCTGCATGAGGTACAATTGGGACGATATGCCTGTATTTTGCATCCCAGACTTTGAACATGTTTACTCTCTCTGGAGATACTACAGCAACCGTTGCAGCGAGCCGGTGAATATATCGATGGTACCGCCGGCGTCAAAGACAACCGTCAAGCTGGGCTGTTGGGCCAAGCGGTGATAACAGCGAAAGGTCATTCCGATAAGAAATATTGCGGGGTTGTAGAGTCATCAGGCCAGGGCTGGCCTGACATTCACAGCAGGATATCTGGAACAGAGGAGGTGATGCCGGAATATACAGAAACCCCAGCACAGCCTCCAAATATCGCCAGTTGTCTCTGAAAAGTATACAGGTTGGCCAGCCAGGAGTCACCGCATTGCTCCCCTCTGCTGCAGCATGGATCTGTTTATGATTCTGATGCTGACCCCGCATCGCCCTGGAGCTCCGTCATAGCACCCGTGCCACCCTTGTTCAAAGCGACCACCTCAACAGACAGTCAGAGACAACAACCACTCGTTGTTCCTCTCCTTGACCACCCAACAGtgacctgacctgacctACAGCTCTGACACAACTCTGAATCCCAAACTTTGACATCTCAAATGAGCCCACCGTCGAGTCTTACATAAACCGAATCCTATCGAGAACTATCATCAGCTACCACCCACCATGGACATCCCTGGTGCTCAAGAGAGCGCTGCCAACAGTTCCAACAGCTCACTGGGCGCAACTCTCTCGACTTCCCAGACTGAGCGCAACAAATCTGGCCATATTGCTGCTCATAGACAGAGCTTTGCCGAGGACCAGAgacgccctcctccttcccctcgcAGCCATCGACACCCATCTCTCACCCAACAAGCCGTCCAAGAGCTTATgaaccaccccccaatcAACCGACACGCCAATCCCCAGTATGCCGGTAGGAACTGGCAGGAGATTGCAGTGGGGGAATTGGCTGTGGCAGATGATGTGAAGTGGACCGATCTTGACGAGAGTGTTCAGGATGCCACGCTGGTATGTTTCTTAGCTACTTACTCCAATGCGACCCGGCTACTCCATGCTGATCCCTCACCTCTCGGTAGACACTCCTCAAAAACCATCCCACCAATGCGGTCCTTGTACGAGAGACCCCCACATCAAAACGAGCCATGTCCACGTTTGACTACAGCGATCTGAACGCCTACttattggtggtggtcgggcTTGCGAAacctgaggaggagcagatcGAGCTATACGACCACATCGCGAAGAGTGCCCAGGCCCAGACACCTGTAACGCTCCGGGAGATCCAGCCTATTCTGAAGAAGAGCGAACTGGTAGCTTTGCCGGCCGAGGCAACTCTGGACGCGGCTGTGGAGGCTTTCGGAAGCGGCATCCATCGGTTACTGATTACCAACAGCGCTGGAGAGGTTATTGGAATTCTGAGCCAGCTCCGTCTGCTCGAGTTCTTCTGGAAGGAAGCGGTCAATTTTCCTGTTATTGACCGTCTGTACGGGAGCGTGCTGCGAGATCTTCAGATTGGTAGCACTCAGATCATCGCTGTCAAGTAAGTCGTCGTCGCATCACTTGCTAAGTTCCTGTTCCGGTTATCGGGCTAACTTGGGATCCTAGTGCCGATGGGCCTCTCGCTGATGCCCTTCTGTTGATGCACAACGAGGGCCTGACTTCGGTTGCAGTGGTCGATCAAGGCCTCAACGTGCTCGGGAATATTTCAACAGCAGATCTGAGGCTTTTGACCAGTACGAACAACCTGCCCCTTCTCAAACGCTCGTGCATGCACTTCATCAGCGTTATCCTCAACGAGCGTGGCGTCGAACATGGCCGTGATTCTTTCCCGGTTTTTTACGTCAATCCTTACTCCACACTTGCGCACACAGTGGCCAAGCTCGTTGCGACAAGATCTCACCGGATGTGGGTTGTCGAGACGGCTTCACCTTCCCCTAGTGCTCCCGCTACACCGTTACTCCAGCCGGTTCAGCTGGGAGTTACGGCTGCAACGGCTCCTCCACCTACGTCAGTCACTGGTGTTGGGTCGTCATCAAGCCCTGGCCCACAACCAACTGTTCTTGTTTCTTCGCAAACCCCCTCAGCGCCCCAATCGCCGCTGCCAGGACAGTCATTCTCTTCGGTGCCTTCTGCCAGCTTGCCTGGGGCACATGTTTCTGGGAGGTTGTCCGGGGTTGTCTCGCTGACAGATGTGCTGAATCTCTTTGCCAAATCGAGTGGGCTTCGGCCTTCGGATCCCTCGGAACAGAGGGCTCGGAGAAGACGGAGCTCGAGTGCATCTGTCCGGCCAAGTTTGGATGCGGGGAGAGGAAGCGTTGACTTTAGGAGGTAGTACATCTTTTATGGCTGAAGCATGGAAAATACTGTCATTACTCAGCACGAGCCTCTCCTGTATTGTTGCATtgtgttgggaggggaagagagtGGCATTCGCCTTTTTTGGAGGAAGAAAGGAGGGCATCATGACAGAATTCCTAATTATGCGAATCACACAAGTTTCATACTGTTTCTGGGAACGATGGCGAAAACAGACAGACctatgatgatgatgacggcaTGGGCGGGACTCGTCTTGATAGCACAGAATCAATTGATATTAGAAGTTGGAAATAAAAAACCTCATGAGTTTGTACTATACTAAAAACTTTGTGTCTCGAACCATTTTCGTCTCTCTACTCCTTATAattcaaccccccaccaaagcTAACCTCGCTGTTtttgccggcggtggtgaccATCTCGCCTTCTGTTTTTCCGGTCTCAAAGGCGCAGCGTCCCATGTCTAGCTTTTTGACGGGGATGGCAGAGGGAGAGATGTCAAAGTCGAAGATGTCTATCGGCAGACCCAGGGTGGTGCAGGCGTTGGGGATGTCGACGATGCCGGCGACGTGGCCCTGGATGGGGGcgcaggagaggaggaggtagattTGGTAGTCGGAGTAGCCGAAGCGGCGGAGGTATTCGATGCAGCGGAGGGTGGTCTGGCGGTAGGCCACCGCCACGTCGAGGTAGTGCTGTTTGCCGTGTTGGTCGACGGAGAAGccctaggtacctaggcGTTAGCgagagggatggggagggggaaaggggagggggttacCTCAAAGTAAATGTACCTCCCTGGACCAAAATGGGGCTCTACCGGACCGGGGATGTAAATCGGGGATGTGAGAGAGAGCTGGGAAACGCCGGACTTGATGACGGAGAAGTTGATCGTGATTATCCCTGCCATCTCGATGGCGCCGCAAAAGGAGATCTCGCCGTCGCCTTGGGAGAAGTGGAGGTCGCCTACGGAGAAGTTGGCGCCGGGGACGTGGACGGGGAGGTAGACTTTCGAGCCGCGGGAGAGGTTTTTGATGTCGCAGTTGCCGCCGTGTTCGGGGCGGCCGGGGATTGTGCGTGCGCCTTGGAGGccgactttttcttttgtatTTGGGTCTGCGGAGCCGGCGTGGAcgttgaggggttgggggctgGGTGTTGGGTTAGtagggaaagaaaaagggggaaggggaggcaaACGGCAGGGCGACGTCTCGGTCGAGCTTGTTGGCGGCGATGAGCTCGGCTTCGCGCTTGTTCCAGGTGTCGAGGACTTCTTGGGAGGGAGCACAGCCGAGGATGccggggtggatgaggcCGGCGAACTTGACGTGGGGGATGTGGCGGGAGGTGCAGTAGATGCCTTCAAAGTCCCAGATGGCTTTGGCTGCGGAGGGGTAGAGCTCGTCAAGGAAGCCACCCTTTCGTTTTGTTGTCAGCATGAGATGGGGAGAGAACGGGAGGAAAGGGCAACATACACCATTGGACTTGTCAAAGATGCCCGTGAAGCCCCATGGCTGGTCCTCAAAGGGCTGGACGTCCATGATCTCTACGAGAAGAGCATCACCTGGCTCGGCGTTTTCAATGGCGAACGGGCCGGACAGGTAGTGAACACGGGTGAGGTCGACATTCTTGATGTCATCCGCGAAGTCGTCGTTCTTGATTTGGCCTCCGGTCCAGTCCAGGCATTCAATCTTGACCGTCTCGCCATCTTTGATGGTGGCTGCTGGAGGGATGTCTGGGTGCCACCTGTTCTGTAGGAGGGTTCCTGGGTGTTAGTCAACATGtccaagatgaagaaggagagcCATGAGAAAAGTTACATGAAGGTATGGCTGCTCAGAAGCCGGCTTGTCAAAGTCAACCTTGCAAACGGTGCGGATAGCGGACTTGCCCATGGCTACTAATGAGGTTAAGAAAGACACGGAaaaaggaaggggaaagTATCAACTGCTTGGATATTAAGTATCATACGACTCATGCAAGAC
This genomic window contains:
- a CDS encoding hypothetical protein (EggNog:ENOG503NWI6; COG:C), which produces MGKSAIRTVCKVDFDKPASEQPYLHNRWHPDIPPAATIKDGETVKIECLDWTGGQIKNDDFADDIKNVDLTRVHYLSGPFAIENAEPGDALLVEIMDVQPFEDQPWGFTGIFDKSNGGGFLDELYPSAAKAIWDFEGIYCTSRHIPHVKFAGLIHPGILGCAPSQEVLDTWNKREAELIAANKLDRDVALPPQPLNVHAGSADPNTKEKVGLQGARTIPGRPEHGGNCDIKNLSRGSKVYLPVHVPGANFSVGDLHFSQGDGEISFCGAIEMAGIITINFSVIKSGVSQLSLTSPIYIPGPVEPHFGPGRYIYFEGFSVDQHGKQHYLDVAVAYRQTTLRCIEYLRRFGYSDYQIYLLLSCAPIQGHVAGIVDIPNACTTLGLPIDIFDFDISPSAIPVKKLDMGRCAFETGKTEGEMVTTAGKNSEVSFGGGLNYKE